GGATGCAAAAATTGCTGGTTGAAGAGAACCTGGCCGATGCGCTTCAGGGAGTTACTATTGACGTTGAAGATACTTCGGATGGGGCCAAGCTGGTAATTTCCGGCGAATCTTCGGAATAGGCAGGCCATGCGTTTCCATCCATCTGAAAAAGTCGGCAAATAAGCTCCCGGACAGGTAACCGCAAAGAAATTTCAGTGCCCCTGTCTCGGAAATACGTCGCTTTATTCTCTTCTCTCTCCCCCCTGTTCAAGCCAGGGGCAAGCTCTTTACGAAAGGGATTGTTCAAGGAATTTCTAAGACGCCGTACCAGATTCTCTTCACTGTTCCTTCGTTTCGGCACAGGGCTTTGGTCAGGGTATGCTACGGGTACTTTTAGTGTAAACCTCTTATCCGTCTTTGGTATATAATATATAAGAGAGCACAGAAAACCCTTTGATTAACAAGGAGGGGGAACATGATAAAAGTCAAAACTTTCACCAACGAGATCAAGATTTTCCATACCAGGGAGGAGCTCGGCAAGCTGGATGAGCAGGTTAACCGGTTCATCTCAGAAAATGGTATCAAGAAGCTAATCGGGGTCAGTGATGCCTGTACCACTGACAATACCGGAGCGACGATAGGTATTATCAGAACGGTTGCCTATGAAGAAAGTTAATAAGTCTGCCTTTCTCTTTAGTAATACGGTTTTTATTAACGGATAGATGCGTATCTATTTGACTTTGGCTGTTGCCCTGTATCATAATTCTGTATAATTGGGGATATAGCTCATGGTTTCATGAAACATCCGGTTTTTACGGTTAAGCCCCTGCATATTTAAGGGCTGCGCTGGACGCTGGAATACTTAGAACCTGAGCTTAACTATCCGGAAGATTGTGAGGAAGAGGATAAATTGGCGGCAGTACGTTCTACCATAATATCTTTTACCAACCTGACCCTGCAAAAAAGGATTGGACTGCTTGTCTTGACCGGGCTGGTGATCGGCCTTGGGCTTTTTAGCTGGTTAGGGATACAATCGGTAAGAGACAGTGTTGACAGGACGCTCGAAGAGCGGCTTGTCTTGGCGCGGATGATGGCCAGCCACATGGATGATAACTTGGAGCACCTGTTCCTGCATTTGCAAAGGGCGACTGATTTTAATGGTTCACTTCCCTCGGCTGAGCAGTTTAAGGAAACGGCGGATTCACTGAGCGGGATACTGGCTGAATCCGGAATCTCAGCACGAAATATTATTCTGGTTGATAGCAGTGGCCGGGCCATACAGGTTGAACCGGAGGATAGCGGGATTACAGGTATAGATATGTCCGCTTATCCTGAAGTGGCGGAAACTCTCCGTTCCGGTGTTCCAACTATATCCGGCCTGGTATCTGATTCCCTGGTGGGAGTGCCGGTGGTGCTCATCAGCGTCCCCGTTGCTGATTTAGAAGGGGTGAGTCTCGGGGTGCTCACTGTTCTGATTGACATTAATCAGTCGAATATAGGCGCTTTTGGTGAGACGGTGACATTAGGTAAGACCGGATACACCGAGATTGTTGATGGAAACGGGGTTATCGTGGCCAGAACCAGGCCGGCTTCACCTCCCGCAATGTTTGAAATGAGTGACCATCCCGGCCGTTTTGCCGAGCTGATTAATCAGGGACAGGCGACAGTTGGAGTGTGCCACCGCTGTCATGAGGCCAATGAGACCTTACAGCGGCGTAAGGATATCCTTGCCTTCGCTCCCATGTCTACGGCTTCATGGGGTGTCGCCATCCGGCAGGCAGAGGAAGAAGCACTGGCACCGACGCAGCAGTTAGGACAGAGATTGTTATTCTTGGGCGTGTTACTGGTGCTTGGAGTATCTTTACTGGCGTGGACGGTGATGCAGGGGATCGTCAAGCCGATTAGGGTGCTTACCTCGGCGACGAAAAGGGTGGCGGCGGGAGAATTCAAGGCGGTAGTTCCGACCAGGCGCCAGGATGAGATTGGGCAGCTTAGCGTCTCTTTCTATAACATGACACAGGAACTGTCTAAATCAAGGAATGAACTGTTGCTGCGTAATGAAGAATTGTCAGCTTTGAACTCTATCGCCGGTACTGTCAGCCAGTCTCTCAATCTTAAAGATGTGCTGGAAAACGCCCTGGAGAGAGTTCTGGAGGTTACCAGGACGGCCTTCGGCTGTGTCTTCCTGCGTGGCCCTGATGATAAAAAACTTGAGATGATGAGTTGCATCGGCTCTGCGGACGTTTTTAAGTGCCGGGAAGCGGGTTCGGGGGAGGCTAATTGCGCCTGTCACCAGGTGCTGCGTGATGGTTATGCGCTAATGGTGAATGATGTTTCCCAGTGCCCGGAACTGGTCAATGACATGGTTATTAAAGAGGATAATGACGGCTTTGTGAGCGTACCCCTTAAGTCCAAAGATAAAACTCTGGGTATTATGAATATAGCCTGCTCGAAGGAGCGTCCCTTTACTGAGGACGATTTTAGATTGTTAAGCTCCATCGGTTATCATGTGGGTCTGGCTATTGAAAATTCTGTCCTCTATGAGGAAGCGAAGCAAAAAGAGAAGCTGCGGGGACAACTGCTGAACAGCGTTATCAATGCTCAGGAGGAAGAACGGAGGAGGGTTGCCCGCGAGCTGCATGACGAGTACGGCCAGACATTGACCGGCTTGCTGGTCAGCATCGAAGCCCTGGAGAATATGACGCCGTCTGAGCAGGTGCATCTCAGGGAAAAACTGGAAAATGCCAAGTCTCTGCTCGTACATGCCCTGGAGGACTTGCGCAGGATGACGCTTGATCTGCGCCCTTCAGCGCTTGATGACCTGGGCTTGATAACGGCGATTCGAGCTCATGTCCACCGCCACCTGGAATCGGCGGGAATCCAAGTTAAATTTAAGAGCAATGGCTTGAACCGGCGCCTTGCTTCAGCCGTGGAGACGGCTCTGTTCAGGATGGTACAGGAGGCTACCTACAATATCGCTAAGCACGCTCAGGCACGGCATGTCAAAATACAACTGGAAATCACCGGTGATAAGATTATCACCGTGGTTGAAGACGATGGCAAAGGGTTTGATGTGGAAGCCGTGTTCCGGTCCAGGGTAGAGACGAACTCTCTGGGTCTCCTGGGTATCCAGGAGAGAGCGGCCCTTCTGGGCGGCACTTTTAGTATCAAGTCGGAGGTCGGGCAGGGAACCCGTATCGTTGTGGAAATCCCGATCGCCAGTTCCATTGGAGAATCCAGCCTGGTTGAAACCAAGTGAAGCGGGTGCGAGCAGGCTGAAAACCGGAGGATTTATGGCAGAAACGAGCAAAATGCGGATATTGATTGCTGATGACCATGCTATCGTTCGGGAGGGTTTCCGCACCCTTCTTGAAGCCGAGCCTGATATCGAGGTTGTGGGAGAGGCAACCAATGGCGTGGAAGCAGTCCAGAAGACGAAAGAACTGCAGCCGGATATTGTTTTGATGGATATAACGATGCCGGTCATGAATGGTCTGGAAGCCACCCAGCAGATTAAGCAGGACAGCCCGCATGCCAAAATCCTGGTACTGACCATGCATGAAGGGGATGAGTACTTCTTTAAGTTCCTGGATGTCGGGGCGTCCGGTTATTTTGTCAAGGGGGGCTCTTCCAGTGAACTGATTTCAGCCTTGCGCATCGTGCGGAATGGCGACGTCTTTCTGTACCCCACCATGGCCAAAAAGCTCCTCAGTGATTATCTGCAGCGGGTAAAAGCGGGTAGTGACAAGGAGAGCTATGACGGACTGACCAGCCGGGAAAGGGAGGTACTGAAGCTCATTGCCGAAGGTCATACCAATCAGGAGATCGCTGACCTTCTGGTCCTCAGCATAACTACGGTGCAGACCCATCGCGCCCATATCATGGCCAAGCTGGGACTGCGCAGCCCCACCGAGCTGGTTAAGTATGCTTTACGTCATGGATTCATCGTTCTGGATACTTGATTCTAAGTAGTCAATCACGCTTTCTCATCAAAGCAGGGTAACAAATAATACATATTTTCTGTATTTAAGTTCCCCCTTTCCGTGGATGGTGCGCCTGTTCCGGATATGCTAGCCTTAAAGTATAGACTAGTAATTTGGTTCCGGGAGGGTTGGTGCCATGAGAAAACATAACGTACGGGTAATCGTCGCTTCAGAATACTCCAAAGCACGGGATTTCCTCAGGGAGGCGGTGGAAGCGGAAGAGGGAAATATTGTTATCGGGCAAGCCCGGGATGCGGGCAGGGCATTGGAGCTGGTCAAGAGCCTGAGACCTGATGTTGCTATCATCGATAGCAGTCTGCCTCATGTTATCGGTCTGGATGCGGTGCCGCTGTCGCGGGTAGGTGGACTGGATACCGCCCAGGCTATTTCCGGAGAAGTCCCTAACACGAAGGTGATACTGCTGCCCAGTCTGGACAAAGAGACAGTCGCTGAACGTGTCCTGGGCCTGGATAATGCTCCATTCTTTTCCAGAAAGACCAACGGATCACATACCCCGTTTAAACTGCACGACCTTTTCCATGAGCTGGTGACGCCGGAAGGAATGGTCTTCGCTGACATTGAAGTTAAACCACGTGAAATCACCGTGCAAAAAGGCGGTGATACTGCCGGGAAAGTCATCTTTTTTGGCGGACTGGCGGCTCTGAGTGGCTGGTTTTTCATCCTTACCGTGTTCCTGGCCCCGGTTGGAATAGTTCTGACCCTGGCGGGGTTGGCAGTTATGGGTTTGGGTCTGACAGGAAGGCTGCTGGCTTCGTTAAAGGCCAGGTTTTCCATGCAGGGCAAACCCGGGAAAAAGGGTGACGCAGAAAGCTAGCCGCCTTAGCCAATAATAAGGTTCTATAACCCCGTCGAGTCACTTTCTTTGAGGAATTACGAATTATATTGTCAGGAGTGAAAGCATACCAGGATGACAACAAAACAGCTTCTTAAAAAATGCCAGATTTTCGCAGCGCTGAATGATAGCGAACTGGAGAAAATTGTTGGTTTCGTCTCCGAGAAGCAATATGATGCCGGAACCACCATCTTTCAGGAAGGTGATAGCGCCGAGGAACTAATGATCTTGCAGGAAGGGAAAATAGCTGGTCAGATGACACTGTCATCATCTGACCAGGGAACGGCTCGCAGGATAACGGTTGACGTGATTGACCCGAATGAAGTGATTGGCTGGTCGGCCCTGGTGGAGCCATATACTTATACTCTTACCGCTGTCTGCCTGGAAAAAGTCAAGGTTGTGGCCATTCCTGCCAGCAAGCTCAGGCGACTATTGCAGGATGACCCCAGGGTTGGTTATGAAGTAGTGAGAGGGCTGATCAGGGTAGTGGCTTCCAGGCTGGATGATACCAGGAAAGTGCTGGTCAGTGAACGTTTTTTACCTTCAAGAACAGTGTAGGGGTCAGTTTCCGGATCCATTGAATTTGCAGGGGGCAAGATAGAACTCGACGACCTCCTGATGGCGGGGTGGATTGGAAGTCTTGCTTTACATTATGTTATTATAAAAAGGGAAGTTTGTGCGAGATAATCAGGATAATCAGAAAATAGACAATCTAAGTCGGCGGAATTTTATCAAGAAGTCGGTGGTGGGAGCGGGGTTGTTAGCTGCCTTATCATCCCCTTTTATCCCGGTATTGAACCGGAGCAAGGTACTCGGATCCCCCGTTGCACAGGAAGGTTCCAGCAGCCTGTCGCTCAAGGAAGATGACCAGACCCAGCCAGCCGGGAAGGTGCAGATGGGTATGGTGGTTGACCTGGAGAATTGTGACGGCTGCCTTGAGTGCGTTTACGCCTGTTCCCATCATAATTCTCTTCCAAAGGGGGTCCTCTGGCTATATGTCCTGGCTTTCCAGGACCAGAACCGGGAAGATCCGAACTTCCTGCTGCGCCTGTGCCAGCACTGCGGCAACCCGCCCTGTGTAAAGGTCTGTCCGGTACGTGCCCGTCACAAACGGGAAAAGGACGGACTCGTCCTGACCGACTACAATCTCTGCATTGGCTGCCGTTACTGCATGGTTACCTGCCCTTACGGTGTAAACTACTTCCAGTGGGACGAGCCGCCGCCAAGGAATCCCGGTGCTATTGAAAAATTTACGGACTCCCGGGGCCGCTGGGTTATCGGCAATCCGCCTAAGGGGGTAATGGGGAAGTGCGAATTCTGCCCCGAACGACAGGATGATGGAAGAGAGAACGTTGTGTGCGAACTGACCTGTCCCCATAATGCCATCCATTTTGGCAATATGAATGACCCGGATAGCCGGCCCAACCAGTATCTGGCGCAGAAAGCTAAAGAGAAGGGCGGGAAAATCTCGACTTTCCGGCTACTGGAGGACCATGGCACCAAGCCCAGCATTATCTACATCGGTCAGCAGCCTTCCCGATCAGCCAGGCCGGTAGATGGTCCGGTGTCTTATGAAGATTGGGGACTGGTGGAGAAACGCCTTCCCCTCCTGGGTGGTCATGAACCCTGGTTCTTGAAGGTTTTTGGAGGTACCCGGTGAGAGCAAGAATTGAAACCAGAGATGATAAAATCCTCAAGCCAATGGGTGCTCCAACTATAAAATATTACCTGACACTGGCAATTTCCGGCGCAGCCTTGCTTTGGTTCCTTGCGGCCTGGGCCTGGCAACTCAGGTATGGGCTGGTGGTTACCGGTATGGGTGACTGGGGCACCACCGGAGGCATTCCCTGGGGAATATATATCGGTTCCTTCATCTGGTGGGTCGGCATCTCCCACGGCGGTATTCTTATCTCGGCCTCGGTCAGGCTGTTCAAAGTGAGGGTTTTCTATCCTGTTGCCCGTATAGCTGAGCTACTGACAATAGGGGGGCTGTCTATAGCCGGGCTATTTATTATCATCGACCTGGGGCGTCCCGACCGCGTGGTGACCAGCGTTCTCTACAATTATGTTACCACCTTCCAGACTTCCCCGCTGGTCTGGGACGTAACGGTTATCACGCTCTATTTTATCCTGACGGCAACTTACCTGCTGCTTACGCTGCGACACGATATTTATAAACTGCGCAACCGGCTGCCGGCTTTTCTTGCTCCTTTATACGGCGTGCTGACTCAGGGGTACCATCCCGATGAGGACAGAAAGGTATCCAGAATGGCCTGGTGGCTGGCCCTCGCCGTGTTCGTGCTGGCGCCCTTCCTCCTGCACGGCGGGGTTATTCCCTGGCTCTTTCAGCTTATCGCTTCCATGCCGGGATGGTTCAGCACTATCCAGGCGCCGACCTTCCTCAGCATCGCTCTT
This DNA window, taken from Dehalococcoidales bacterium, encodes the following:
- a CDS encoding GAF domain-containing protein; translation: MAAVRSTIISFTNLTLQKRIGLLVLTGLVIGLGLFSWLGIQSVRDSVDRTLEERLVLARMMASHMDDNLEHLFLHLQRATDFNGSLPSAEQFKETADSLSGILAESGISARNIILVDSSGRAIQVEPEDSGITGIDMSAYPEVAETLRSGVPTISGLVSDSLVGVPVVLISVPVADLEGVSLGVLTVLIDINQSNIGAFGETVTLGKTGYTEIVDGNGVIVARTRPASPPAMFEMSDHPGRFAELINQGQATVGVCHRCHEANETLQRRKDILAFAPMSTASWGVAIRQAEEEALAPTQQLGQRLLFLGVLLVLGVSLLAWTVMQGIVKPIRVLTSATKRVAAGEFKAVVPTRRQDEIGQLSVSFYNMTQELSKSRNELLLRNEELSALNSIAGTVSQSLNLKDVLENALERVLEVTRTAFGCVFLRGPDDKKLEMMSCIGSADVFKCREAGSGEANCACHQVLRDGYALMVNDVSQCPELVNDMVIKEDNDGFVSVPLKSKDKTLGIMNIACSKERPFTEDDFRLLSSIGYHVGLAIENSVLYEEAKQKEKLRGQLLNSVINAQEEERRRVARELHDEYGQTLTGLLVSIEALENMTPSEQVHLREKLENAKSLLVHALEDLRRMTLDLRPSALDDLGLITAIRAHVHRHLESAGIQVKFKSNGLNRRLASAVETALFRMVQEATYNIAKHAQARHVKIQLEITGDKIITVVEDDGKGFDVEAVFRSRVETNSLGLLGIQERAALLGGTFSIKSEVGQGTRIVVEIPIASSIGESSLVETK
- a CDS encoding response regulator transcription factor produces the protein MAETSKMRILIADDHAIVREGFRTLLEAEPDIEVVGEATNGVEAVQKTKELQPDIVLMDITMPVMNGLEATQQIKQDSPHAKILVLTMHEGDEYFFKFLDVGASGYFVKGGSSSELISALRIVRNGDVFLYPTMAKKLLSDYLQRVKAGSDKESYDGLTSREREVLKLIAEGHTNQEIADLLVLSITTVQTHRAHIMAKLGLRSPTELVKYALRHGFIVLDT
- a CDS encoding response regulator; this encodes MRKHNVRVIVASEYSKARDFLREAVEAEEGNIVIGQARDAGRALELVKSLRPDVAIIDSSLPHVIGLDAVPLSRVGGLDTAQAISGEVPNTKVILLPSLDKETVAERVLGLDNAPFFSRKTNGSHTPFKLHDLFHELVTPEGMVFADIEVKPREITVQKGGDTAGKVIFFGGLAALSGWFFILTVFLAPVGIVLTLAGLAVMGLGLTGRLLASLKARFSMQGKPGKKGDAES
- a CDS encoding cyclic nucleotide-binding domain-containing protein, which gives rise to MTTKQLLKKCQIFAALNDSELEKIVGFVSEKQYDAGTTIFQEGDSAEELMILQEGKIAGQMTLSSSDQGTARRITVDVIDPNEVIGWSALVEPYTYTLTAVCLEKVKVVAIPASKLRRLLQDDPRVGYEVVRGLIRVVASRLDDTRKVLVSERFLPSRTV
- a CDS encoding 4Fe-4S dicluster domain-containing protein encodes the protein MRDNQDNQKIDNLSRRNFIKKSVVGAGLLAALSSPFIPVLNRSKVLGSPVAQEGSSSLSLKEDDQTQPAGKVQMGMVVDLENCDGCLECVYACSHHNSLPKGVLWLYVLAFQDQNREDPNFLLRLCQHCGNPPCVKVCPVRARHKREKDGLVLTDYNLCIGCRYCMVTCPYGVNYFQWDEPPPRNPGAIEKFTDSRGRWVIGNPPKGVMGKCEFCPERQDDGRENVVCELTCPHNAIHFGNMNDPDSRPNQYLAQKAKEKGGKISTFRLLEDHGTKPSIIYIGQQPSRSARPVDGPVSYEDWGLVEKRLPLLGGHEPWFLKVFGGTR
- the nrfD gene encoding NrfD/PsrC family molybdoenzyme membrane anchor subunit, which codes for MRARIETRDDKILKPMGAPTIKYYLTLAISGAALLWFLAAWAWQLRYGLVVTGMGDWGTTGGIPWGIYIGSFIWWVGISHGGILISASVRLFKVRVFYPVARIAELLTIGGLSIAGLFIIIDLGRPDRVVTSVLYNYVTTFQTSPLVWDVTVITLYFILTATYLLLTLRHDIYKLRNRLPAFLAPLYGVLTQGYHPDEDRKVSRMAWWLALAVFVLAPFLLHGGVIPWLFQLIASMPGWFSTIQAPTFLSIALTSAFGAVTIVSYILRRAFGWEEFLSDRVFAKLGSVLAVVAFFFLWFELQQIITGSFAPPVGLLKATEAKLENPLFWVIIGLVGTSILYLGAQTIWPSLSGVKRIVAAAVLPVVATLFEKTLFIVEGLSHPDFDIYKGVPGHYIPTWVEYSSIIGSVAMLVIFFTIVSKAIPMIEAESEHEE